The DNA sequence accctggaaggCAGGCAGGCCACGCCATACGTCTGCAGTCATATATTATGGGCAATTTCAGAGACCGGTGCTCCACAAGGCAGGATTTCTCACTTAGCAGGGTTAATTTCAGATAGATGTTATGATCGTCCAATCAGAGtataggtaaggagcattcctattggacaatcatgacttctagcttaaattAAGCCAGCTAactaagaaatcctgcttagtggaacatcCTCCGGGTTCATCTTTATGGTTCAGTTGTCATTAGTACATCTGACATAAAGCTTTATGTAGTTGGACTCTCAACTGTTACTGTTGTTACATGTCATATATAAATAACAATTCATATTTAATATGTAAtatgaaaagtaaataaaaaggcGCCATTGActccaataaaaataatatcaactGTACAACACAGACATACTGGGAAAATGATTTTAGATCAGGACTGCACAATGCATCGCATGAAAGTCATCATTGCGATTCGCATGAAAGTCATCATTGCGATTCGCATGAAAGTCATCATTGCGATTCGCATGAAAGTCATCATTGCGATTCGCATGAAAGTCATCATTGCGATTCGCATGAAAGTCATCATTGCGATTCGCATGAAAGTCATCATTGCGATTCGCATGAAAGTCATCATTGCGATTCGCATGAAAGTCATCATTGCGATTCGCATGAAAGTCATCATTGCGATTCGCATGAAAGTCATCATTGCGATACGCATGAAAGTCATCATTGCGATACGCATGAAAGTCATCATTGCGATACGCATGAAAGTCATCATTGCGATACGCATGCACAATAATCATTGTATGTGTCACAGCTTTCTGTCTGTAGGCACAACTCGCAGCAATATCACCAAGTTATCTAACATACTCTATCAGTAGATGATAAGTGTTTTTTGGCCATAGTTTATTTCGGGTAATTGCATCTCGGTTTTTGTCCTACAAATGAATCAGATTGTGTATATTAAATCATTAACTAGGCACCAAAGTCAGAATGATGCGCACGAGTGCTGTAGTGTCCGAGCTCTTGAACATCTAAACACCTGAATATCCAAACACCAGACTTTCCCAAAACTTTTGCTGTGATTGATCCTTAAAGATGGACTTTGGAAGACCACAGATCTCAGAACGCTATCATCACATTACCATGCATCTTAAGCGTAAGCAGTGATGCCATATCCACAGCTAGGGAAGATCAGATTCTCCTATAACTATTGAGTTAATCATATCACAGAAGGGATTCAAACATTTGTTTGTcatctttctataaacacatggCCTTATGAGCATATTTAGGTTGCAGTCACATTTTCTATGAAATTGCCACAAATGGCACTTGTTTAATGGTTTCATAGACCCCTACATGTTCCCCACGGTACAATTCAAAAGCTAACTGAAGTAACGGAAACCCTAAGGTACTGGAATCTGGCTGTAAAACCTGCATTTCTCACAATGCATTCTATAACTATTACACCAAATAAAGAACAAGCCAGTCAGCTGTGGTGAACTTTGCATTAAGTGGCATTACAGATGTCTTCAAAGTAGTGATATCTTTTACACAGACATCAATCAACCATAAGTGAATCTGCTTTGCTGGAGCTATGTCCACGCATCCTCAACCTGTCAGAACAAAAGCTAGCTGCAGCAGATACCTGCTTGGAAGGATTGCAAAACCAGCCGCTAACTACTATTCTCCATTAACGTAAGGAGACGTGTTACGAAAACCATCTTTGTAACTCTCCCTCCTGACATGGCTGTGAATCTGAAGCAAGCAGATGGCTACTGAGGCCTAAGCAATACTTCACTCCCTTCCCCACCTTCCGATTCACTCCCATCCTCAACTCCGACGCCTGACCGGGGGATGGGAGTGAACCTGATTTCCACCCGTTTCCAGGTCTGATCCCATTTCATGCTTTTAGAAGCTTCTATGCGTTTCCAACCACTCCTGTTTTACGAAAAAACTGCGCATTTATCTTGTCTTGCCTTTCGGATCATCAGAATCCGAGGCATTACCGGTTGTTCGATCGGTTAATACATACCATAAATGCCCATTAAGCAGCGTCAGCGCACAGGGTGCAGAGCCTCCACGATCTCCGGCCCTTACAGAGGGCCGGGCACCCATCTGCGACACTACTCCCCATTCAGCTGTACGGCAGCTTGGACCGTCACTAGCCCCGACATTACCGTCGGGGCAGAAAGAAGTGCATCCCCGGGATCGCAAGGTGGGCAGACGCGTTCCTTTTTAAGTCATAAAACGCGGATCCCTCTCCCGGTACTCACTGCGATCACATTGACGAAGGTGGTCTTTCCCGAATACTGCAGACCCACCAAGGTGAGCTCCATTTCCTCCTTCCAGAAGAGGGACCGGAACCAGTCCAGGAGCCGGTTTATTAGAGCCAGCATCTTCGGATCCGGGGAGAAAGCAGGCCGcgaaaaggggggaaaaaggAGACAGACAAGCGTCTCTGCCTCCGATCCGCCAGCTGTCTGCAGGAAGTGCGCGGTCATATGACCGTCCGCCTGGGAGGAGAGTCGGCTCACGACATCTACTGGTGCGTTACTCGCACTTTTCTGCGAGCGATCTGCAGCAAAGAAAGGCTTATAAAATCCACCTTTTTCAGCAAGGGACCTCACACCTTTCTCGTGCACTCTGCATGCGATAATCATTTTTGCTTATAACGGTGTTTTACTTCGTGGTCCAAATAAAGTAGTGTCCTCATTCAATCGAATCAACTCTCACAGGAATCGAATATGGGAAGTATAGGAGAAATATCCAGGGTTTATATAAATACTTAGTATCATCGAAGTAGCTCTTTGGGTAAATGGTTCGAGGATGTAGGTTTTCATACTTTTAAGTTACAAAACAGATATTTTAACACGCATCCATTATTTTCAACTTGAAAAGAACCGTCGTTTCTATAAGGGTTCCAAACAGGTGACACGTACAAGTTTCGTCCTCCTTTAACCTAAAATGAGTATTGTGTtattaatgtaatatatatatatatatacccaaAATACAGAGGACTTAAAAATCAAACACTTCCAAAACTGTTTTAGCAAAACATCTTACCATGTCCAGCAGAGCCTGTACCCAGACTTCGATTTATGTCTAAGGGggtagcgtgtggctcagtgggctaagcctgtgtgcctgtcatCAGAAGGTCTGCGGATCCTttacaaggcccttaacccccagctttcTGGGCGACCCCACAGATGACTGCCCTttgcagacagcttactctacaaagaacaACTTGTGAGAGGTTATTATATTGTATGGATCTTAGAGAACCATCAGCGcgacaaaaaaacataaaagcgTAGAAAGCCTTCTGTAACAAGATTATATTGATAACTATAAATCATTAAATTACAAGAAACtgtgaaaatgttttttataAGTTTGTTTGTTAGAGTTCGTATATTTTCTAAAATTAACATTTTCGACTGCCGAAGAAATAAATTCTCAGCAAAAATACTGAGTGACCATTACTCCAATTAACATATTGGAGTGAAGTGTAAGTGAATGTTTCTACCACAAGATGGCGGGGTAATACTACAGAAGATGTGCTGCACAGCCATGAAGGCTTTGCATTTTATCTCGGCTTTTCATCGATGGTACGATCCAATTCCTCTCTCACACGAggttaaaaaaagacaaaaactaAATGAATGTTTAACTTAGTTATAGCTACTAACAGATTACATATCCATGTTTTGGTACAACAATAAGCAGTGCAGTGTAATATGTTGAGGACACCGAAAATGTTGAATATCATACAATAAAAAGCAACTAAAATAATTTATAGATTTGTTTATAGATTAACAATTATACATTATACATTATGAATGTTTCTATAACTTGAGTCACAAATATTACTCATCTGCGTAGTTCAGTGATACAATATGGAATTCACTTTTAACTGTTTAAGCTCATATATAAAAACACTCATATTCTCAAAtgaaaatatgtgtgtgtgtgtgtgtgtgtgtgtgtgtgtgtatatatatatatatatatatatatatatatatatatatatggtttcCTGTAGCAGTCCATGCAAACCTCCCATTCGACTGAATTtatctgaattattattattattattattattattattgggcaGAATTATATCATACATATTGTGACATTTAATACAGTGTGAATTTTCATGTATCTGCGTTATTGAAAATAATACAACATTTGTTACCATTTATATCTGGTATTTGAATGTAACAAGAAATGCAACGATATAAAAtctataaatataattatgttagTAAAATGTGTAATTGGTCATTGACAAGCAAAACCGATTTTGTAGATTCAGGTATAACCAGATGCACTATGGTCAAAAAtgataccaatttgtacctctgcttgtcactggggctctaCCCACAAGGGTCTGACAGTTATACCctatagctgtaggtaaatgtaccttttaaggtacagaaatggattcTGAGGAACATCCTCAAGGTACAAACAATATTAATGTACCCTAATGGTACAAAATATGTTTGTcatagtccatttctgtaccttacgagacacatttacctacagctatagggtacaactggcagacccttgagggtacagccccaatgACAAGCAAATGTATAAACTGGTacgtttttctgacagtgtggcAGGACAGAGGCATACCTGTATAACACTGGGAAGACTCCACTCCCTCAGCTGGGACATACTGTTCTCATACAATGTAATGTCAGCACTTCTTATGAGTATGTGTCATGCTAATTAACAGGGATTTTATCAGCAGGGGCGTCGGAGGAGCATGGATACCACAGCAAGCAGATTTGGGGGCCAGCCTTTATAAGGCCcccaaaatacaaaatataatttcagaaaaatgtgacattttgtcaggagcCTCTGATTGTCAGGCCTATTAATTGTTGGTAACATTAATTTTACCGCCATTTAAACGTACAAATGTCTACAGATGTTAACTTTAGACGGTCAGTAGGTGCAGGTTCCTGGTATGAACACTGCAGGACAATCTCTTTGGTTTGTAACAGAGTTTTACCTTTCTCTTGAATACTTATCATGCTTTATTTCATTTACGCCATTACTAACCAAGCATGTCAGTTTATATGCGTGGATCTCATCCCTCCAAGATAGAGGTTCGATTTCTTATAGGTCACGTGTTTATTCCTGCTGTGAGAAAAACTAGTTTATCCAGGGGTGGAACTTAAGAATTTTTCCTACTAGCCGATTGCGCAGGCTACTTCAGTGAAAAATGTAATCCGGCATGCATATTTTTTACTAGCTAGGAGGCTCTTTTTTTGTACTCACTCTTTGCTAAATTACTTGCCTCAGGCAAATGGCCAAGCTTAATTGCCAGTCCCgcgtgtatcatgtgaggtcaAGTCATCTAatatgacaaagcagatttgaCCAAAGAAATTATCCTACCCACATTCTCCTCTATATCATAGTGATAAGTACAGGTCTGAAAGTTAGATGTTTCCAATTTATTCAGAGGTTGCAACTCTATGAGTCAAATGCTAGAAAATAGAATATCACCATTTTGCTAATGACAGACACTGACCACAGGggaaaaaaactttattaattCACTTGTTTAATGTATATCAACATTTATAGACTAAATATATACATCAGGCGACATTCGCATATGTCCCAAAATATAAAATTCCAAGTACCACTTGCGATACAAAACTAATATTCTCTTTTTTAATACATTACATTCACATATCTCTCTTGACTTTAGACTCCAGAAATGATACAAATACACTGAAACATCAGTTACAGGTTTATCAGCTTTAACAAGTGAAGGCAACAGCAAGATCAAAAGATGGGCTTTTCGCCAACCGAAAAGTAAATCTGAAAATAATGTATATTAGATTAGCGTAGTACTATGTACACAATCTGTTGGCATACACTGAATGACTGGTCAACTCTCCCCTCCCCGACCAAAGGTGTAATATAGACTTTGCAGGTCATGTATCAAAAATAGATATGTGatacaaacaaaacaagaagcAACTAAACTACTGTTCATTCTGGAAGAACACTGCCAGCCTGTGGAAAGATAATGCAATCCAGTCACAGGGCTAAGATACAACCAGATTTGGAGAAAGCGGGGCGGACGGGTGAGGTGGGAGCCAGGCCACTTCTTTGTACTTTTCGTTGTTCTAACACTGGATCTGAATCTAGGTCATGGCTGAAGTTTTGAGCAGCTTCCTTAATTATTTGGTGAAAACCATTTGGCAGGATGGAAATGCTTTCTGATTCAGAAGCGGGGTGGGGACCTTCAGAAGCAGCATCTGCAGGGTTCATCACAATTACATTCAGCTGAAGTATGACCGTCACATTCATGACTTTGCATTGACATTTAACACACGTATaggaaccccccccaccccacactctCATTCACAGCTACTGTGTCCTTATGTTGACCACCTTCTTAGTGTCTCTTGGGGCTACAGAAAATCTACTACTAGACATCCACAAAGGAAGACCCTCTCGAGTGTTGGCTCCCAGGAAGGTGGGCCAAGTCACTCAGTCTCTAGTGTGGTGAAGGGTAAGCAGGGCCGCCGTTGAGTAGAGGCgtacatttttttctctcttcttcCCCAAATCGCTACTTCCTTCCTTCGTTCCTACAGTTCACCCCATGGGCTGTCCCTCTACTCAATGGCGGCAACATTCAGCCGGTCCGTCTCAGTCTTTGGTTTCCAGGTTCAATGGCGGCACGTGCTTCAACGCGTGAAACAGCGCCGGCGAGTCCATGGGGGTCTGGGGGGACAGCCCAAGTGGCGAGTGGTGCTTATCTGGGGACATAGGTACGCCGCCACCATTGACTCCTGGGTACAAGACCGGCATGCCTCCTGGGTACCAGCATTTCTCCAGCATGGGCAGGTAGGCGGCCGCCGTGGGTGGGAGGAGGTAGAAGGGCATGCAGAGTCGGGGCTGAGGGGGGGAGAAGCCCAGGAAGCCTCCATGGTCGGCCATTGCCTCTCCGCTTGGAAGGGCCTCGTCCTCTGAAGACTCCCTCCTCTGCCGCTTGAGCTGGGGCTCCTCGCTCTCCAGTTTGATGCCGGTCGCCGCCCGGTCAGCCAGCGTGTACTTCAGCTCACTGTCCTTGGTGTACGGCGCCTTACAATCCCGTTTGTCCGGCTCGCCCCCATAGCCACTGTCCGTGTCCGTGTCGCTCCCGCTCTGTTCGCCGTGGGGATATGTCCTCTGGATAACGGGCACGCAGTTCCTGCCGTGTCCCTCGGAGCCCTTGGCTTGCGGCCCGCCCGCCTTGGCCCTGTGCTCCTGTGCCTTTCGCTCGGGCTCCTCCACGTGAGGGCTCTGCAGCAGCTCGGAGGCCACCTTGTGCAGGTGGCCGATCACGTGTGAGGGGGACATGTCGCCGCCCTCCCCCTGCTTAGCCAGGTACTGCAGCACTTCCCTGGCACACATGTGGAATCCAGACCTGAACATCTCCTCGCTGTTGTCAGGTGGTGGAGGAGATGGCTCACCTGTGCcaggaaaacaaacaacaacTTAAACCAAAAGATTCCTCTCTCCCTAACTGGCTGATGTCAGGGCTCCACCCATTCCCTTGTTTAATTACATCTATAAATCCAATACATCCCATCCCTGGCTATATTGAGCCAAGGCTCAAGGAGAAccttggaataaaaaaaaaaaagtactcaATCTGTTCTTCTGCAACTGAGCAGGTGAACCACCTTCAGTGACATTTGTAGAGCCCAGCACTGCAGGGTATGACGGGGAACACCCTGGTTCTACTGTACCGTCCCTGTTTCCGGAATGAAGCATTTAACTCACCCATTTGCGTGCCATTCTGCAGCGCGATGAttttctgctgctgctgctctagGAGACTGGTGAGGGCTTTCACATGCTTCAGCGTCAGCTCCAAGACCACTGCCTTCTCCAAGTGGCCCAGAGTCTGAAAGAGAATGACCTCTGGTAAACACGTAGAGCCTCTTACATGGCAGGTGCTTAGAACAGGCAGCCACAGTGGCACAAACACCCAGAATCAGCTCTGTGATCTACAGTGTATGCAAAGCCCAATTCGAAGTATTATCATATTCATAAATGTTGATTTTACCATAAAAAATTAATGAAAAAAATCCATATGGTTCACCATCGAGTGTCAATTATTCATAATACACCAATATACTGATAAATATATTAAATCGGTAGCATCGTGTTTTAGAAATTTATTTTCAACTAACAAAAGTATTAATTCAGATCGAGAAAAATACAAGTATCAATTGGCCGCCAGGTGGCGCTTCAGTTTAATTCCTTTGCCGGACTGCCCCGACTTCGTTCCAATTTCAAACTTACTGTAAGTTTAAGATGCTCAGGCAGTAAATCCTTCAGCTGAGCGATACACTCATTTATTCGGTCCCGCCTTTTCTTCTCAATTAACCGATGTGGTAGCTTGTACGTTCCCTACGcacacataaaaaaacacatataaCCGTTTAAACTTCATCCACTAGCTTTGCATGAAACCTGAGAAACTGAAGTTTGCACGCTCAAATAAGTCAATTTATGCATTTCGTAAATTAAACTACGacataaaagcataaaataaaaaaggtcaTTTCCTCACCTTGCTGTCTTCTCCGCGTTTGACTCCCCTCCTGGGTTTATATACGTACATGGGGAAATCCAATCTAAAAGGCACGGGACATGTCCGTCAGCAGACAGCACACGTACACATCTCCACTGCGCGAAAAAGCTCCGGTGATAGTACAAAAGCAGCAAATCCATGGCAGATTTTCACTTACCCTTGCATGTCACTCATTTCCATCGGAGGGTGTTTTGCTACACATGGAGGCGGCTGTGCGCTTGTAATCCTTTCCATCTCGCTTACTTTTTAAAAGCGAAATCAGAATAAAGCTAAACAGCTGACTTCACTGCGTATTTAAGCTTATCCGCATGGAACCGTGAGAAATATGATATTCTTGTCCTAAACTGTAGATATTTCAGATATCACCGCAAATGCGTCGATATTTGATTCAGTGATCTTCTGcgctttttactttttttgcttATAATTGAATGCAGCTGATGATAATGGTGGCGGCAGTGATGTTGTCAATTTGCTATCCGAGCGTAATCGGCGGTAGTTTTGAAGCTGCAGCCTTCGTTAAATGCACGAGTGTGGGAGGACGACGCTACGTATTAAATAAAGCCTGTGACTGTAGACACGTCCCTGGCTCAGGAACTGGCCTGCCTTCGTCACATGAGCCTCACGTGTTGGACAGCGCTTTgaaccgggggaggggggcgtgcaGCTCGAGGAGGAGCCGCAGGAGGAGGACCTGCCCCTCTCCGGCTTCGATCCGATGCCGCTTTGATGCCCCATACTCCGTGCACCGCCGCGCCGCAAAACGCTCCGTGTTCAGCCCGCAGtctaaacttttttttccccaacctgaatatatatttatattcttCATTTAAAGTTAAACAATATTTTTCCAAAGTAGATATAATAGGAATAGAATGTTTAACAATATTGAAACAGGTTTATAAACATAATGCCAGGGTAAGTTAATGCCCATCTGCCTGTTTAAGTTTCCAGATAATTTGTCATTATAAATTTACACTACAATTAGTCCGCTAATAGTCCGCTTTCTGAACCGCCTTTTATGACCCACTGTTAATCGGCTGAGAAACCCGTGACATTCACACGAAGAAAGAACAGCATTAAGCATTTAATTATTACCGTACGATCCTGATTGTAATAATGCATAAACCACTGGAGAAGTGGACAAGCAATTAACTTCAAGTAGCTTTCAAATCGTATGTTCAAACAATAGAACACACAATACTTACGTTCATTAAAACTGATGTTAAACAGCTAACTCGCGCATTACTTTTTATTGCACAGAAGGTTACTGTTAGACGAACAGGCTGACAAGCtttctttttaatataaaaGCCCTAAGGAATGCAGCCCGTTACACTTATCTAGTATTTAAAACCATACATTCATATAGACGGAGGTCTTGAGACCAAATTAGTAATATGATAATATTTATGATTCAGTATTTATGAAATGCAGAAGCTGGCCGGTTTTATGACGCGGTGTAAATGCCCTGTTATCAGTGTGCGGCACTGCGCAGTGCACCTGTCTGGCCGTGAGTCTGCGGTGTCAGTCACGGTGTCAGTCACGCCGGCCCCCCTCCCGATCCGGATCCCCACTCCTGCTGAAAGCGCCCCATGGGGCAGATCCGATATTCCCGTAGCTCTCAGTCAAACTGCTTTGGATCGCTGCATCGGCGAAATAATGAAATAACCGTACGTAGCACGCACATACAGGAAAATCCCCGTGGATTAAATAATGCGGAAAACCGACTAATCCTGCGAATGTTATTGACACAAGAAACGAGCCTATTGCATTCGCTTCCCACGAAAGTTTTCACAATGTGCGGTTGTGAAATTGCATTAAATATTAATCAAAACTACAGATTAACGGGCAAAGGGACAGGACGAGCTGCAGGTTTCCTTAATACCGGAGGTAGCCTACAGCAGGAAATAAAGTCGAACCTTTACCATGCACTCACTTCTCCGTGAATGACATAAAAGTGTAACTTGCTTTCGTTTAATTATGGCACATATTATGTCGACAGGCTGGTAAAACCGCAAGTCCTACATGCctcttgctttaatattttcagAATCGTAACTTTTTGGTTAACGTGCTATAAGGCTATAGCGTGCTATAGGCTAGCCTGTTTGTTTTTTGCGGGGAATTTTATGGGTTACAAAGTACgtgcattattatttaattacattaataaatgaGGTTTTATTAACATTCGTTTCAGGACAATATATATAGGCCTAGTTCATTTCTACGGTTCACATAaaccaaataaaaaaatagtcATTGTATTGACAGAAAGTGCATCGGGGTTTGCTAAAGCTTACAAACAATCATTATTTAATAGGTTATAATTTAAGAAATATGTAGCGTTCATAATATTTTACAAGtaaagattatatatatataaatcaataaaacaaaacaaaccaacAAAAGAGGTTTAGTtcgcataaaataaataaataaaatgattgaataacaaataaacattttattggAACAGTCCCATATAAAAGGATTTTCTACAAAGATACAGTACGATTTAACGAAAAATTCTAAGATCaattaaaattataaataataattgtgGTTATTATTTACTCAAACGTTCAGGGAACATATTTGATTCCACAAATGAATCCTGTAATTATACAGTATCTAAAGGTCAGAGAGCATCGTTGCATTCACGTTTTCTGATGGCACGCATGAATACGATGTAGGTATAAACACAGTTAACTATAAACACACAGTGTTGCTTTATGTAATGATATACAGCGATTTTAGGTAAGTTTGACTTCCCTGGATCACATTAAGTGGAGGTTTCTAACATTTCTGTTCTGTAATTTCAACAGGTCACTAGAAGAGACAGAAGCACCATCATGTCTCTTTAGAGGTCGGGACGAAAACCAGTGACCCAGTGAGAAGAGAGGAAGACCTTAGCTTAAACGGAAACCCCCTTCAATGTATTTTTGAGGTTTGTCGAGCCAGAGCATCAGGGAGCCATATATGTGGTTAAGGTTTGACTAAGCCTGCAGAATGTGTGGACGTGGGAGGCAGTATCAGTGCGTGAAATGACTGCAACTCCGGTACGGTGACTGACTGAATGTCATGCTCAGCATCATCTGGGAGACGAGCGGACAAACAAGATGTTTAAATGCACCGCATTAAAAAGTCACTCATGCAGCCTGTGTGCAGGAACTGGCAAtgcacggggtggggggggaagggggggggagaaaacatTCAGGTTATCTGAAAAGTTCAAACGGCTACACGAATTAGAGACTGAAAATGGAAATGGCAGATGCAGACAAAAGGGACACAGATAGAGAAATGCGACACAGACATCAGTAGGACCTGAGTACTCGAACTTTGGTACTCGAACCTCAAGGTTCAAAAACAGTTTATTCCCTCAAACATTATGGCTATAAAAAAGTTGCTGATTTCACAGTATAAGTTAGCCGTTGAATAAACCGCTGCTTACTTGCACACCCCGTTTATCATCATCACTGTCTGGGGtgcaccctgggcaggatgccagtccatcgtaggCCACGTGCACTATGGGTAGTTTAGACACTCCGTAACCTAATTGCATGGAGTTACTTCTTACACTTTATGAAAACTTCTACAGCAGAGTTGCTATTCAAATCCTGAACCGCAGAGCTGTGAGTCAGTCATGATGACCACTGAACCATCATGCTGCCCGTATTCTGTCTCTGCTTTATTGAAAAGAATAGTTATTTGAACACCAAAGTACCATTATGTTGTGCAAAGAATACCATGGTCCACCGTGAGAAATTCACCCATGGGTACTTGGACCACATACCACCAGCTTCTCACCAGCTCAGCCCCGGTGTAGCCGATATGCCGAGATGTTGATAAACACAGAAGCATGTGTTCATGTGGGTTGCCGTGCGTGTAGCTTTTCTACTGTGGGGATTATGGGATGGTTGCCGGGCCCCCCGTCCCGGATGCTGCATATTGACATAATCATATCATCAGAGTCTTCATATTTCTGGCCTCACTTTTTGATAAAGCAGCTTATCCTAAGCTTAAGGATCAGACTTTGTGAAAGTTCTTACTTCGTCACCTTGTGAAATTAACTGGCATGTCGCAGGTGTTCGGTAATACAGTCTTATGTGTGCAGATTAGTGCCTCTCCAgaggaaaacaaagaaaaacagctGAAAAAAATGGAAGAAAGAGGAGCTACATTGTAGCACTTGATAGGAAGAACCCAACATCTCATTCTTAACTGATTTCCTATCATGGTTCCATTATTGAAATAGTTACTATTTCCCTGAAGCACAAGCTATGATGCAGGAGACAGACACTCTGGCTGGGATGGCAGCCTATCAGAGGGACTATTGGACAG is a window from the Brienomyrus brachyistius isolate T26 chromosome 8, BBRACH_0.4, whole genome shotgun sequence genome containing:
- the bhlhe40 gene encoding class E basic helix-loop-helix protein 40, with the protein product MERITSAQPPPCVAKHPPMEMSDMQGLDFPMYVYKPRRGVKRGEDSKGTYKLPHRLIEKKRRDRINECIAQLKDLLPEHLKLTTLGHLEKAVVLELTLKHVKALTSLLEQQQQKIIALQNGTQMGEPSPPPPDNSEEMFRSGFHMCAREVLQYLAKQGEGGDMSPSHVIGHLHKVASELLQSPHVEEPERKAQEHRAKAGGPQAKGSEGHGRNCVPVIQRTYPHGEQSGSDTDTDSGYGGEPDKRDCKAPYTKDSELKYTLADRAATGIKLESEEPQLKRQRRESSEDEALPSGEAMADHGGFLGFSPPQPRLCMPFYLLPPTAAAYLPMLEKCWYPGGMPVLYPGVNGGGVPMSPDKHHSPLGLSPQTPMDSPALFHALKHVPPLNLETKD